A genomic region of Actinomycetota bacterium contains the following coding sequences:
- a CDS encoding MBL fold metallo-hydrolase: protein MAVEVAPGVFQIDTLLGGWERVTAGYLVMGPPPVLVETGSQSSVPTVLAALDELGVGPTDLGAIVVTHIHLDHAGGVGDVAAAFPGASVHVHPLGARHLADPSRLVSSAGRVYGDLLDSLYGRLAPTPAERIQALGDGERVGTLTAVHSPGHAKHHLALHDEASGLLFAGDAVGVRLPDVGVLRPATPPPDFDLELALASLGRFAQRRPHALALAHFGVVPGRPQDLLDEAEGSLRQWAEVAERAWQAGADVDAALMDAFGASHARVEVLNGVHSNAAGLRRWLDQRAASET from the coding sequence ATGGCCGTCGAGGTGGCACCCGGTGTGTTCCAGATCGACACCCTGCTGGGGGGCTGGGAACGGGTGACGGCCGGCTACCTGGTCATGGGCCCTCCCCCTGTCCTGGTGGAGACGGGCAGCCAGAGCTCGGTCCCGACCGTCCTGGCCGCCCTCGACGAGCTGGGGGTGGGGCCGACCGACCTCGGCGCCATCGTCGTGACCCACATCCACCTCGACCACGCCGGCGGCGTAGGCGACGTAGCTGCGGCTTTCCCGGGGGCGTCGGTCCACGTGCACCCCCTGGGGGCCCGGCACCTGGCCGACCCCTCCCGGCTGGTCAGCTCGGCCGGTCGGGTGTACGGCGACCTGCTCGACTCGCTGTACGGACGGCTGGCCCCCACCCCGGCCGAGCGCATCCAGGCCCTGGGGGACGGCGAGCGGGTGGGAACGCTCACCGCCGTCCACTCCCCGGGCCACGCCAAGCACCACCTGGCCCTGCACGACGAGGCCAGCGGACTGCTGTTCGCAGGCGACGCCGTGGGTGTACGCCTGCCCGACGTGGGCGTGTTGCGGCCGGCCACGCCGCCCCCCGACTTCGACCTCGAACTGGCGCTGGCCTCGCTGGGCCGCTTCGCCCAGCGGCGCCCGCACGCGCTGGCCCTGGCCCACTTCGGCGTCGTCCCGGGCCGGCCCCAGGACCTCTTGGACGAGGCCGAGGGCTCGTTGCGGCAGTGGGCCGAGGTGGCGGAACGGGCCTGGCAGGCCGGGGCCGATGTCGACGCCGCCCTGATGGACGCCTTCGGCGCGTCCCACGCCCGGGTCGAGGTTCTCAACGGGGTTCACTCCAACGCTGCCGGCCTGCGCCGCTGGCTCGACCAGAGGGCGGCCTCCGAGACCTGA
- the thiC gene encoding phosphomethylpyrimidine synthase ThiC: MRRKVYAEGVPFTEVSLTDGSAVRLYDTSGPAGPDHDPAAGLPALRRPWVEGRGDVEAYEGRRPTVRDDGRAAARRANGNGAGGAGATGAAGEAPTVLRARAGRTVTQLHYARRGVITEEMAFVARREGLDPEFVRDEVARGRAIIPSNVNHPESEPMAIGRNFLVKINANIGNSSVSSSIADEVDKLRWATRWGADTVMDLSTGADIHTTREWVIRNSPVPIGTVPIYQALEKVDGQPAELTWEMYRDTIVEQCEQGVDYFTVHAGVRLAYVPMTAKRMTGIVSRGGSIMAAWCLAHHQENFLYTHFEELCEIMAAYDVAFSLGDGLRPGSIYDANDQAQLAELATLGELTKVAWGHDVQVMIEGPGHVPMHKIRENMELQLELCHEAPFYTLGPLTTDVAPGYDHITSAIGAAMIGWYGTAMLCYVTPKEHLGLPDRDDVKQGVIAYKIAAHAADLAKGHPRAQEWDDALSKARFEFRWEDQFDLALDPDTARSFHDQTLPAAPAKQAHFCSMCGPKFCSMRISQDVRDYAAAHGVGEEQAIELGMKEKAAEFRATGAVAP, from the coding sequence ATGCGGCGCAAGGTCTACGCCGAGGGAGTGCCGTTCACCGAGGTGTCGCTGACCGACGGGTCGGCAGTGCGGCTGTACGACACCAGTGGGCCGGCGGGGCCTGACCACGACCCCGCCGCGGGCCTGCCCGCCCTGCGCCGGCCGTGGGTCGAGGGCCGGGGCGACGTGGAGGCCTACGAGGGTCGCCGCCCCACGGTGCGCGACGACGGCCGGGCCGCCGCCCGCCGGGCCAACGGCAACGGCGCGGGCGGGGCCGGGGCTACCGGGGCGGCGGGCGAGGCGCCCACGGTCTTGCGGGCCCGGGCCGGCCGCACGGTCACCCAGCTCCACTACGCCCGCCGCGGGGTGATCACCGAGGAGATGGCGTTCGTGGCCCGGCGGGAGGGGCTCGACCCCGAGTTCGTCCGTGACGAGGTGGCCCGGGGGCGGGCCATCATCCCGTCCAACGTCAACCACCCCGAGTCCGAGCCCATGGCCATCGGGCGCAACTTCCTGGTCAAGATCAACGCCAACATCGGCAACTCGTCGGTCTCGTCGTCGATCGCCGACGAGGTCGACAAACTGCGGTGGGCCACCCGCTGGGGTGCCGACACGGTGATGGACCTGTCGACCGGGGCCGACATCCACACGACCCGGGAATGGGTCATCCGCAACTCGCCGGTGCCCATCGGCACGGTCCCGATCTACCAGGCGTTGGAGAAGGTCGACGGCCAGCCCGCCGAGCTGACCTGGGAGATGTACCGCGACACGATCGTCGAGCAGTGCGAGCAGGGCGTCGACTACTTCACGGTGCACGCCGGGGTACGCCTGGCCTACGTGCCCATGACGGCCAAGCGCATGACCGGGATCGTCAGCCGGGGCGGTTCGATCATGGCCGCCTGGTGCCTGGCCCATCACCAGGAGAACTTCCTCTACACCCACTTCGAGGAGCTGTGCGAGATCATGGCGGCCTACGACGTGGCCTTCTCGCTGGGCGACGGCCTGCGGCCAGGCTCGATCTACGACGCCAACGACCAGGCCCAGTTGGCCGAGCTGGCCACCCTGGGCGAGCTGACCAAGGTGGCGTGGGGCCACGACGTGCAGGTGATGATCGAGGGCCCGGGCCACGTACCCATGCACAAGATCCGCGAGAACATGGAGCTCCAACTGGAGCTGTGCCACGAGGCGCCGTTCTACACCCTGGGCCCGCTGACGACCGACGTGGCCCCCGGCTACGACCACATCACCTCGGCCATCGGGGCGGCCATGATCGGCTGGTACGGCACGGCCATGCTCTGCTACGTGACGCCCAAGGAGCACCTCGGCCTGCCCGACCGCGACGACGTCAAGCAGGGCGTGATCGCCTACAAGATCGCGGCCCACGCCGCCGACCTGGCCAAGGGCCACCCCCGCGCCCAGGAGTGGGACGACGCCCTGTCCAAGGCCCGGTTCGAGTTCCGGTGGGAGGACCAGTTCGACCTCGCCCTCGACCCCGACACCGCCCGCTCGTTCCACGACCAGACCCTGCCCGCGGCCCCGGCCAAGCAGGCCCACTTCTGCTCGATGTGCGGGCCCAAGTTCTGCTCCATGCGCATCAGCCAGGACGTGCGCGACTACGCCGCCGCCCACGGCGTCGGGGAGGAGCAGGCCATCGAGCTGGGCATGAAGGAGAAGGCGGCCGAGTTCCGGGCCACCGGGGCCGTGGCTCCCTGA
- the hemE gene encoding uroporphyrinogen decarboxylase codes for MPPTPPFLAACRGEPVERTPVWFMRQAGRCLPEYRAIRERYGMLDIVRSPELAAEVTMQPVRRLGVDAAILFSDIIVPLVGIGLDIALEAGTGPVVAEPFRAAADLARLRPLQPEADVPYVAETVRLLVKELDVPLIGFAGGPFTLASYLIEGGPSKTHARTKSLMFGDPETWAALTGALADLAVASLRAQVGAGAAAVQVFDSWAGQLAPADYARYVLPASRRLFEGLADLAVPRVHFGVGTGQLLELMAQAGADVVGVDWRVPLDEARHRLGPARAVQGNLDPVRLLAGPEAVAEGVADVLARNGGRPGHVFNLGWGVLPDTNPDVLARVVELVHGD; via the coding sequence GTGCCGCCGACGCCGCCGTTCCTCGCCGCCTGCCGGGGTGAGCCGGTCGAGCGCACGCCGGTGTGGTTCATGCGCCAGGCGGGGCGGTGCCTGCCCGAGTACCGGGCCATCAGGGAACGCTACGGGATGCTCGACATCGTGCGGTCGCCCGAACTGGCGGCCGAGGTCACCATGCAGCCGGTGCGGCGGCTGGGGGTCGACGCCGCCATCTTGTTCTCCGACATCATCGTGCCGCTGGTCGGGATCGGTCTCGACATCGCCCTGGAGGCGGGGACCGGCCCGGTGGTGGCCGAGCCGTTCCGCGCGGCGGCCGACCTGGCCCGGCTACGGCCCCTCCAACCCGAGGCCGACGTGCCGTATGTGGCCGAGACCGTCCGCCTGCTGGTCAAAGAGCTCGACGTGCCCCTCATCGGGTTCGCGGGTGGGCCGTTCACCCTGGCCAGCTACCTGATCGAGGGCGGGCCGTCGAAGACCCACGCCCGCACCAAGTCCCTGATGTTCGGCGACCCGGAGACCTGGGCCGCCCTCACCGGCGCCCTGGCCGACCTGGCGGTGGCGTCGCTGCGGGCCCAGGTGGGCGCGGGGGCAGCGGCCGTGCAGGTTTTCGACTCGTGGGCCGGCCAGCTCGCCCCTGCCGACTACGCCCGCTACGTGCTGCCCGCCAGCCGCCGGCTGTTCGAGGGGCTGGCTGACCTGGCCGTCCCCCGTGTCCACTTCGGGGTCGGCACCGGCCAGCTCCTCGAGCTGATGGCCCAGGCGGGGGCGGACGTGGTGGGCGTCGACTGGCGGGTGCCGCTCGACGAGGCCCGCCACCGCCTGGGACCGGCCCGGGCCGTGCAGGGCAACCTCGACCCCGTCCGCCTGCTGGCCGGGCCCGAGGCGGTGGCCGAGGGGGTGGCCGACGTGCTCGCCCGCAACGGCGGCCGTCCTGGTCACGTGTTCAACCTCGGGTGGGGCGTCCTGCCCGACACCAACCCCGACGTGCTGGCCCGGGTGGTCGAGCTGGTCCATGGGGATTGA
- the hemH gene encoding ferrochelatase → MGIDGPPVGVLLMAYGTPATPADVEAYYTHVRRGRPPTAEQLADLQRRYEAIGGTSPLLERTRAQAAALAAELGPGFVVELGMKHAPPFVEDGATALAAARVDRVVGLVLAPHFSRLSVGEYAERARRAVSLKGLRFAMVDSWFREPGYLDLLAGALAGLPVDLGEVEVVFTAHSLPVRILAEGDPYPEQLRQTADAVAVRAGLSSWSVGWQSAGRTPEPWIGPDILDVLRARAVPSVAGVASRGVVVCPAGFVSDHLEVLYDLDVEAARLAADLGLAFTRTPMPNDHPVLAATLAEVVRRRADA, encoded by the coding sequence ATGGGGATTGACGGCCCGCCCGTAGGCGTCCTGCTGATGGCCTACGGCACGCCGGCCACCCCCGCCGACGTCGAGGCCTACTACACCCACGTGCGCCGGGGCCGCCCCCCGACGGCCGAGCAGCTCGCCGACCTCCAGCGCCGCTACGAGGCCATCGGCGGCACGTCGCCCCTGCTCGAGCGCACCCGGGCGCAGGCCGCCGCCCTGGCCGCCGAGCTGGGCCCGGGGTTCGTCGTCGAACTGGGCATGAAGCACGCACCGCCGTTCGTCGAGGACGGGGCCACCGCCCTGGCCGCCGCCCGGGTGGACCGGGTGGTCGGGCTGGTCCTCGCTCCCCACTTCTCCCGCCTGTCGGTGGGTGAGTACGCCGAACGGGCCCGACGGGCGGTCTCGCTCAAGGGCCTGCGCTTCGCAATGGTCGACTCGTGGTTCCGCGAGCCCGGTTACCTCGACCTGCTGGCCGGGGCCCTGGCCGGCCTGCCCGTCGACCTGGGCGAGGTCGAGGTGGTGTTCACGGCCCACAGCCTGCCGGTACGCATCCTGGCCGAGGGCGACCCCTATCCCGAGCAGTTGCGCCAGACGGCCGACGCGGTGGCCGTCCGGGCCGGCCTGTCCTCGTGGTCGGTGGGCTGGCAGAGCGCAGGGCGCACACCCGAGCCGTGGATCGGCCCCGACATCCTCGACGTGCTGCGCGCCCGGGCCGTGCCGTCGGTGGCCGGCGTCGCGAGCCGGGGGGTGGTGGTGTGCCCTGCCGGGTTCGTTTCCGACCACCTCGAGGTGCTCTACGACCTCGACGTCGAAGCCGCCCGGCTGGCCGCCGACCTGGGGCTGGCGTTCACCCGCACCCCCATGCCCAACGACCACCCGGTGCTGGCCGCGACCCTGGCCGAGGTGGTGCGCCGGCGTGCCGACGCCTGA
- the hemG gene encoding protoporphyrinogen oxidase, translating into MPTPEGHVSIVGGGITGLATAWYLRQYAPGLAVTVWDASDRLGGKLRTGSLDGVAVEAGPDTFLARVPWAVELCRALGLEDELVAPATGRAYIWTRGRLRPIPEGTVLGVPARLDPLARSGIVSPAGLARAALDLVLPTSGPAAGGVAGADRSVADVVGGRLGREVVDRLVDPLIGGIHAGRADRLSLAAVAPQVAGPAAHGGSLMRALRGSLPPPTPTPAARAGPEGYGTPGGPLFLGLRGGIERLVERLVERLGGPELRLGAPVRSLDDLGRGPVVLTVPAFAAAPLIEPRSADAAGELAAITYASVVTVTLAYGEDALASGPLDGSGFLVPRVDGRLITACTWLTSKWPHLAEGRPGLVLLRASAGRAGDDRAMELDDAELVDRVHAELVEAMGLRSAPRSHFLTRWPRAFPQYDVGHQARVARIESALAADAPGVTVAGAAYRGVGIAACIQQARQAALSLAGG; encoded by the coding sequence GTGCCGACGCCTGAGGGCCACGTCTCGATCGTCGGCGGGGGGATCACCGGGCTGGCCACGGCCTGGTACCTGCGCCAGTACGCCCCGGGTCTGGCCGTCACGGTGTGGGACGCGTCGGACCGCCTCGGTGGCAAGTTGCGCACCGGTTCGCTCGACGGGGTGGCCGTGGAGGCCGGCCCCGACACGTTCCTGGCCCGGGTGCCGTGGGCCGTCGAGTTGTGCCGCGCCCTGGGCCTGGAGGACGAACTGGTGGCCCCCGCCACCGGCCGGGCCTACATATGGACGCGTGGCCGCCTGCGCCCCATCCCCGAGGGCACGGTGCTCGGCGTCCCCGCTCGCCTCGACCCCCTGGCCCGTTCCGGCATCGTGTCCCCGGCCGGGCTGGCCCGCGCCGCCCTCGACCTCGTCCTGCCGACCAGCGGGCCCGCGGCCGGCGGGGTGGCGGGGGCTGATCGGTCGGTGGCGGACGTGGTGGGGGGGCGGCTGGGCCGGGAGGTCGTCGACCGGCTGGTCGACCCGCTGATCGGAGGCATCCACGCCGGTCGGGCCGACCGGCTCAGCCTGGCCGCGGTCGCCCCCCAGGTGGCCGGCCCGGCCGCCCACGGCGGGAGCCTCATGCGTGCCCTGCGCGGGTCGCTGCCCCCGCCCACTCCCACCCCGGCGGCCCGGGCCGGGCCCGAGGGCTACGGCACACCTGGCGGGCCGCTGTTCCTCGGGCTGCGGGGTGGAATCGAGCGGCTGGTCGAGCGGCTGGTGGAACGGCTGGGGGGGCCCGAGCTACGCCTCGGCGCGCCCGTCCGGTCCCTCGACGACCTGGGCCGGGGGCCGGTCGTCCTCACGGTGCCCGCCTTCGCGGCCGCCCCGCTGATCGAGCCCCGCTCGGCGGACGCCGCCGGCGAACTGGCCGCCATCACCTACGCGTCGGTCGTCACCGTCACCCTGGCCTACGGCGAGGACGCGCTGGCCTCCGGGCCCCTCGACGGCAGCGGGTTCCTCGTGCCCCGGGTCGACGGGCGCCTCATCACGGCGTGTACGTGGCTCACCTCGAAGTGGCCCCATCTGGCCGAGGGCCGCCCGGGGTTGGTCCTGCTGCGGGCCTCGGCCGGGCGTGCCGGCGACGACCGGGCCATGGAGCTCGACGACGCCGAACTGGTCGACCGGGTACACGCCGAGCTGGTCGAGGCCATGGGGCTGCGGTCCGCGCCCCGGTCCCACTTCTTGACCCGCTGGCCCCGGGCGTTCCCCCAGTACGACGTCGGCCATCAGGCGAGGGTGGCCCGGATCGAGTCTGCCCTGGCGGCCGACGCCCCCGGGGTCACGGTGGCCGGGGCCGCCTACCGGGGGGTAGGGATCGCCGCGTGCATCCAGCAGGCCCGCCAGGCGGCCTTGTCGCTGGCCGGCGGCTGA